A section of the Paenibacillus aurantius genome encodes:
- the gcvH gene encoding glycine cleavage system protein GcvH: MNQGEEIRYSEEHTWVRQEGKRVRLGMTDFAQNELGDIVFVELPETGDALKAGEPFGSVESIKSVTELYSPVSGKVVETNRALLELPGQVNLTPYASWMVVVELADPSELDKLWSKAKYEETFGTEEQ, encoded by the coding sequence GTGAATCAAGGCGAGGAAATCCGTTACAGCGAAGAGCATACCTGGGTTCGCCAGGAAGGCAAGCGGGTGCGGCTCGGGATGACCGATTTTGCCCAGAATGAGCTGGGGGACATCGTCTTCGTCGAGCTTCCGGAGACGGGAGATGCGCTGAAGGCGGGGGAGCCGTTCGGCAGCGTGGAGTCCATCAAATCCGTGACGGAGCTTTATTCTCCCGTGTCCGGCAAAGTGGTGGAGACGAACCGGGCGCTGCTGGAGCTGCCCGGGCAGGTTAACCTGACGCCCTATGCCAGCTGGATGGTCGTGGTCGAGCTGGCCGATCCGTCGGAATTGGACAAGCTGTGGAGCAAGGCCAAGTACGAAGAAACGTTCGGTACGGAAGAACAGTAG
- a CDS encoding DinB family protein, with translation MNSKLFIAMLAAKYAQIQVRLKSAIEPLDEISLNWRPNENSSSIANLILYLAGTIQYRIENDFHGEPEPGAWTGFNPMQWKSKEELLEIIEDSFQRLDEAVRRLGERDFLTEAAGTEEAINPEVLHQCASHFSEHLGQVLYLSQMRTPAVTMELQHG, from the coding sequence ATGAACAGCAAGCTGTTTATCGCCATGCTTGCCGCCAAGTACGCCCAGATCCAAGTGCGGTTAAAGTCGGCCATCGAACCGTTGGATGAGATCAGCCTCAACTGGCGACCTAACGAGAACAGCAGCAGCATAGCGAACCTTATTCTGTATCTGGCGGGAACGATCCAATACCGTATCGAGAACGATTTTCACGGAGAGCCCGAGCCGGGCGCCTGGACAGGCTTCAACCCCATGCAGTGGAAAAGCAAGGAAGAGCTGCTCGAGATCATCGAGGACTCGTTCCAAAGGCTGGACGAAGCCGTCCGCCGCCTGGGAGAACGGGATTTCCTTACGGAGGCGGCCGGAACGGAAGAAGCCATCAACCCGGAAGTGCTTCACCAGTGTGCCTCCCATTTCTCCGAGCACTTGGGCCAGGTTCTTTACCTTTCACAGATGCGGACGCCCGCTGTTACGATGGAGCTCCAGCACGGATGA
- the sigI gene encoding RNA polymerase sigma factor SigI, with translation MESLILVLFKKFLGRSLSPRSRIQQDSTPEEVVERIQQGDLRLRNQFITDYQPYIAKVTSRFSKRYIDPSKDDEFSIALTAFNEAINQFSPTAGRSFLGFAETVIRRRLIDYVRKEQRFTKHVPYSSFEMEDEEENIVNPVEVHQAVEAYERQKDTEERSSEIIDLNRCLQDFEITFADLVKAAPKHTDSREAMLAVGVLLAQDPQLMKALLERRLLPIKELMDRVGCSRKTLERNRKYIISIALIYNGPYPYLRDFLKPVLHHPTEKSEIDE, from the coding sequence GTGGAATCTTTGATACTGGTGCTTTTTAAAAAGTTTTTAGGAAGAAGCCTCTCTCCCCGTTCCCGCATCCAGCAGGACTCCACTCCGGAGGAGGTTGTGGAGCGGATTCAACAAGGTGATCTGCGGCTGCGAAACCAATTCATTACGGACTACCAGCCCTACATCGCCAAGGTGACCAGCCGCTTCAGCAAACGATACATCGATCCTTCCAAGGATGACGAGTTCAGCATAGCGCTGACCGCCTTCAATGAAGCGATCAACCAGTTTTCCCCGACGGCGGGCAGGTCGTTCCTCGGCTTTGCCGAAACCGTTATCCGCCGTAGGCTTATCGATTACGTACGCAAGGAGCAGCGGTTTACGAAGCATGTGCCGTACAGCTCTTTTGAAATGGAGGATGAGGAAGAGAACATCGTCAACCCCGTCGAGGTCCATCAGGCGGTGGAAGCCTATGAGAGGCAGAAGGATACAGAGGAACGGAGCAGCGAAATCATCGATCTGAACCGGTGTCTGCAGGATTTCGAAATCACGTTCGCCGATCTGGTCAAGGCCGCGCCCAAGCATACGGATTCCCGCGAAGCGATGCTCGCCGTGGGCGTCCTCCTGGCCCAGGATCCCCAGCTGATGAAGGCGCTGCTCGAGCGCCGGCTGCTTCCGATCAAGGAGCTGATGGACCGGGTGGGCTGTTCGCGCAAAACGTTGGAACGGAACCGGAAATACATCATTTCCATAGCTTTGATATACAACGGGCCCTATCCCTACTTAAGGGATTTTCTGAAGCCCGTGCTTCACCACCCTACAGAAAAGAGTGAAATAGATGAGTAA